One genomic window of Corynebacterium sp. sy039 includes the following:
- the dxr gene encoding 1-deoxy-D-xylulose-5-phosphate reductoisomerase, which translates to MHNPQSTEKYPLVSTTTAACAPDKADHADQHYPKRIIILGSTGSIGTQALSVIADNPDRFVVVGLAAAGSNPQLVIRQAQQLGLASECVAIADAQAAQQVSQALGGQVISGQACAQTLVETVTADTVLNALVGSLGLGATLATINAGATLALANKESLVAGGQLVIDAARPGQIVPVDSEHSAMAQALRSGRRNEVAKFILTASGGPFRGWTRSQMQTVTPEQAAAHPTWSMGQMNTLNSATLVNKGLELIEATLLFGISPEHIDVTVHPQSIVHSMITFRDGATIAQASPPSMKLPIALALGWPDRVPDAQPALDFSTASTWEFMPVDNEAFPAVELARHAATLGGGYPAVYNAANEQAAASFLAGGIAFPHIVEVIEFAMNKVDNSIGVALNLDDVLATELAARRIADEYIASLLS; encoded by the coding sequence ATGCACAATCCCCAAAGCACTGAAAAATATCCATTGGTATCTACTACAACTGCAGCGTGTGCTCCAGATAAAGCGGATCATGCAGATCAACATTATCCCAAGAGAATCATCATTCTTGGCAGCACTGGGTCAATAGGTACGCAGGCGTTATCGGTTATTGCTGATAATCCTGATCGGTTTGTCGTCGTGGGGCTGGCTGCTGCAGGTAGTAACCCGCAGCTTGTTATCCGCCAAGCACAGCAACTTGGGCTTGCCTCAGAATGTGTTGCTATTGCCGATGCTCAAGCAGCACAGCAGGTATCGCAGGCACTAGGCGGGCAAGTAATCAGTGGTCAAGCCTGTGCGCAGACGTTAGTAGAAACTGTTACTGCCGACACCGTGCTCAATGCGTTAGTGGGGTCATTGGGGCTTGGCGCAACTCTGGCAACGATCAACGCAGGTGCCACTTTGGCTTTGGCGAATAAAGAGTCATTGGTAGCAGGGGGACAATTAGTCATTGATGCTGCTAGACCAGGGCAAATCGTTCCTGTAGATTCTGAGCACTCTGCAATGGCGCAAGCATTGCGTTCAGGTAGGCGCAATGAAGTAGCGAAGTTTATTCTTACTGCTTCTGGTGGTCCATTTCGAGGCTGGACGCGCAGCCAAATGCAGACGGTAACTCCTGAGCAAGCAGCTGCACATCCCACATGGTCAATGGGACAAATGAACACACTCAATTCTGCAACCTTGGTCAACAAGGGATTAGAACTCATCGAAGCGACATTACTCTTTGGCATTTCTCCAGAGCATATTGATGTTACTGTGCATCCACAGTCGATTGTTCATTCAATGATTACTTTCCGCGATGGGGCAACTATTGCGCAGGCCTCACCACCGTCTATGAAACTTCCCATTGCGTTGGCATTGGGCTGGCCAGATCGAGTACCAGACGCACAGCCCGCACTGGATTTCTCTACTGCTTCAACGTGGGAATTCATGCCGGTAGATAATGAGGCATTCCCAGCGGTAGAACTTGCGCGCCATGCAGCAACTCTAGGCGGGGGATATCCTGCTGTTTATAATGCTGCAAATGAGCAGGCGGCAGCATCTTTCCTTGCTGGTGGTATTGCTTTCCCACACATTGTTGAGGTTATTGAGTTTGCAATGAACAAGGTTGATAACTCTATTGGTGTAGCCTTGAATCTTGATGATGTGCTAGCTACCGAGTTAGCAGCTCGACGCATCGCTGATGAATATATTGCGTCTTTGCTTTCATAA
- the mtr gene encoding mycothione reductase, with product MSMSDKHYDLIIIGTGSGNSIPGPEFDDKTIAIVEKGVFGGTCLNVGCIPTKMFVHAAEIAHTITHAKDFGINAKIDHIDWSRIVSDVFDKRIDPIAQGGEAYRRGPETPNINVYDHHAYFVGEKTIHTGQGNKEMTISADTIVLAAGARPFIPPVIAESGITYYTNEDIMRIAQLPRSLIVLGGGFIAAEFAHIFHALGVEVTLVNRSTTLLRSMDKDISERFTKLSEETFHTKLGRTIVSAHQQAQEITLELDDGSIVCGDMLLVATGRIPNGDQMSVDKAGIELLDDGRVKVDEYGRTTAEGIWALGDICSPYQLKHVANAEMRTVKHNILHPENLHSLPHKHVPSAVFTQPQIATVGLTEQQARDKGHNISVKIQNYSDIAYGWALHDDTGFAKLIADKDTGTLLGAHIIGPQAATLIQQLITVLAFQLPLQQVATQEYWIHPALPELIENALLGLDLE from the coding sequence ATGTCCATGTCAGACAAGCATTATGATCTCATCATTATTGGTACTGGATCTGGTAACTCTATCCCCGGCCCAGAATTTGATGATAAAACAATCGCTATCGTAGAAAAAGGCGTTTTTGGTGGCACCTGCCTGAATGTCGGTTGTATCCCCACCAAGATGTTTGTTCATGCAGCAGAAATAGCACATACCATCACTCATGCCAAGGATTTTGGCATTAACGCCAAAATTGATCACATTGACTGGTCACGTATTGTTTCTGATGTTTTCGATAAACGCATTGACCCTATTGCTCAAGGTGGTGAAGCCTACCGACGCGGCCCAGAAACTCCTAACATCAATGTCTACGACCATCACGCTTACTTTGTCGGTGAAAAAACTATTCACACCGGTCAAGGCAATAAAGAGATGACCATTAGCGCTGACACGATCGTCTTAGCAGCTGGTGCGCGACCTTTCATTCCGCCAGTAATTGCGGAATCAGGTATCACCTACTACACCAATGAAGATATTATGCGTATCGCACAACTACCACGCTCCCTGATTGTGCTTGGCGGTGGTTTTATCGCTGCAGAATTTGCCCATATTTTCCATGCTCTTGGTGTTGAGGTAACACTTGTCAATCGCTCCACCACTCTCTTGCGTTCCATGGATAAAGATATTTCCGAACGTTTTACTAAGCTGAGCGAAGAAACTTTCCACACCAAACTTGGGCGCACCATTGTCAGTGCGCATCAGCAAGCGCAAGAAATTACTCTTGAGCTTGACGACGGCAGTATAGTCTGCGGCGATATGCTCCTCGTTGCCACCGGACGCATTCCCAATGGCGACCAGATGAGCGTTGACAAAGCTGGTATTGAGCTCCTCGACGATGGCCGAGTGAAAGTCGATGAATATGGTCGCACAACAGCTGAAGGTATCTGGGCGCTAGGAGATATTTGCTCACCTTATCAGCTCAAGCACGTAGCAAATGCAGAAATGCGCACTGTCAAGCATAATATTTTGCACCCGGAGAACTTGCATTCGCTGCCGCATAAGCATGTTCCTTCTGCGGTTTTTACGCAGCCACAGATCGCAACAGTTGGTCTCACTGAACAACAAGCGCGAGATAAGGGTCATAACATAAGCGTCAAGATCCAAAATTACAGCGATATTGCCTACGGTTGGGCACTGCATGATGACACAGGTTTTGCAAAACTCATCGCTGACAAAGACACTGGTACTCTGCTGGGCGCGCATATCATCGGGCCACAAGCCGCCACACTTATTCAGCAACTTATTACAGTTCTCGCCTTTCAACTCCCACTCCAGCAAGTGGCAACCCAAGAGTACTGGATACATCCAGCTCTGCCTGAGCTTATTGAAAATGCGCTCCTTGGGCTAGACTTAGAGTGA
- a CDS encoding alpha/beta hydrolase codes for MRRKKTEFVFNSATIAQLPQQWEHDILGEDFAQLVFNLDSNVPTTGTSPQNPDKACATLIHYAPTKTAPSSQKPATTTAMLWVHGLTDYFFHEHIAQFFATHGYAFYALDLRKCGRSYRPGQKWHHTNDIEQYFEELTLAAHIILSKHDFLIPIAHSTGGLIVVLWLDYLRRSHPLMHKHIRGAILNSPWLDMIIPAIASAPLKPLLSVSGKYFPDIALPSSSNHSYGQSLHISAQGEWNYDLTYKPMGGHKKYLDWLRSIMLGQQRIHRRKVDCGVPVLTLCSTQSYFPRAFDAQCTRSDVILNVAQIQKWAKVLSTHTRVAPIAGAVHDVFLSKEYARTEALRISLQWLRDLG; via the coding sequence GTGCGCAGAAAGAAAACAGAGTTCGTATTCAATTCCGCAACAATAGCTCAGCTGCCCCAGCAATGGGAGCACGATATCCTCGGTGAGGATTTTGCCCAATTAGTTTTTAACCTAGACAGTAATGTACCTACCACAGGCACTTCACCCCAAAATCCAGACAAGGCTTGTGCCACTCTGATACATTATGCTCCAACAAAAACTGCCCCCTCATCACAAAAGCCCGCAACCACCACTGCAATGCTATGGGTACATGGGCTCACAGATTATTTCTTCCATGAACATATTGCTCAGTTTTTTGCTACACATGGTTACGCGTTTTATGCACTTGATCTGAGAAAATGCGGGCGCTCATACCGCCCTGGGCAGAAATGGCATCACACTAATGACATTGAACAATACTTTGAGGAACTTACCCTAGCGGCACATATCATTCTGAGCAAGCATGATTTCCTTATTCCCATTGCTCATTCTACTGGTGGGCTTATCGTCGTTCTGTGGCTTGATTATCTACGCCGTTCACATCCGCTCATGCATAAGCACATTCGAGGTGCAATCTTGAACAGCCCTTGGCTTGATATGATCATCCCAGCCATAGCCTCCGCTCCGCTCAAGCCATTGCTGAGTGTCAGTGGTAAATACTTCCCTGACATTGCATTGCCGTCGAGTAGCAATCATTCCTATGGTCAAAGCCTGCATATCTCTGCACAGGGCGAGTGGAATTATGATCTCACCTACAAACCTATGGGCGGGCACAAAAAATATCTAGACTGGTTACGCAGCATTATGTTAGGACAACAACGCATACATCGTCGAAAAGTTGATTGTGGAGTTCCGGTGCTTACTTTATGCTCCACACAGTCATATTTTCCTCGGGCTTTCGACGCACAGTGTACTCGCAGCGACGTAATTCTCAACGTTGCTCAAATACAAAAATGGGCTAAGGTACTAAGCACTCATACTCGTGTTGCACCTATTGCGGGAGCAGTTCATGATGTATTTTTATCCAAAGAATACGCTCGCACTGAGGCACTACGTATCTCACTGCAATGGTTACGCGACCTGGGATAA
- the map gene encoding type I methionyl aminopeptidase — protein MTHKRAPLRPGTPTPIRSVPQDIIRPEYVWKDTVQEAMGEPYVQTPEVIDALRRTSRIAAGALKEAGKAVAPGVTTDEIDRIAHEYMCDHGAYPSTLGYRGFPKSCCVSLNEIICHGIPDSTVIEDGDIVNIDVTAYKEGVHGDTNATFLAGDVSEEHRLLVERTKEATMRGIRAAKPGREINVIGRVIESYAKRFGYNVVRDFTGHGVGPTFHNGLIVLHYDSDYYRDVLVPGMTLTIEPMINLGGLDYDIWDDYWTVQTRDHKFTAQFEHTIVITEDGNEILTLCDDE, from the coding sequence ATGACGCACAAAAGAGCACCACTTCGACCTGGTACCCCTACTCCTATCCGTAGTGTTCCACAAGATATTATTCGCCCAGAATATGTATGGAAAGACACAGTACAGGAAGCTATGGGGGAGCCTTATGTCCAAACACCAGAGGTCATTGACGCTTTACGACGCACCTCGCGCATAGCCGCTGGTGCACTCAAAGAAGCTGGTAAAGCGGTAGCTCCTGGTGTAACAACTGATGAAATTGATCGGATTGCCCATGAGTATATGTGCGATCATGGTGCTTATCCATCCACGCTAGGATATCGTGGGTTCCCTAAGTCCTGTTGCGTTTCACTTAATGAAATTATTTGTCATGGTATCCCAGACAGTACCGTCATTGAAGATGGCGATATTGTCAATATCGACGTCACTGCATATAAAGAAGGTGTGCATGGAGACACTAATGCTACTTTTCTAGCAGGTGATGTTTCTGAAGAACACCGATTGTTAGTTGAGCGTACTAAAGAAGCAACGATGCGAGGTATCCGCGCAGCAAAGCCAGGCAGAGAAATCAACGTCATTGGTCGAGTGATTGAATCGTACGCCAAAAGGTTTGGGTATAACGTCGTCCGCGATTTTACTGGGCATGGTGTCGGACCTACATTCCATAATGGGCTTATCGTGTTGCACTATGACTCAGATTATTATCGTGATGTTCTTGTCCCAGGAATGACGCTGACCATTGAGCCAATGATTAATCTTGGTGGTCTTGATTATGATATTTGGGATGATTATTGGACTGTACAAACCCGTGACCACAAGTTCACCGCCCAGTTCGAGCACACCATTGTCATTACTGAAGATGGTAATGAGATTCTGACATTGTGCGATGATGAGTAA
- a CDS encoding cobyric acid synthase, producing MSAFLIAGCTSDAGKSMIVAGLCRALFRRGFAVAPFKAQNMSNNSAVTVDGGEIGRAQALQAYACGLEPQALFNPVLLKPGSDRRSQLIVNGSAVGQVDARNYVEYRQQLRHVVADSLTELEKHYDVVICEGAGSPAEINLRDTDIANFGLAQSANLPVYLVGDIDRGGVLAHFYGTHQIVSEKDRNRICGFIVNKFRGDRSILEPGLVELERRTGVPTLAVLPFIEGLWVDAEDSLQTPRGAVIGPVTTALGKDSMRVAAIRLPRISNATDVEALACEPGVTVVWSTHPDEIAQADLVILPGSKATVSDLAWLRAQGLAQALEKRVVARKPILGICGGYQMMCTKIIDSVEAVTTGHDHEVVVAGLAIFDADIEFQEQKTVIRHPHGAYEIHHGQVVRNNTQAWLGDEGSREGTNYGTHRHGYLEDDDARRQFLSEIAALVGKDNFIVSPDTSFTAERDKQLDMLADALEQHWDLDQLIARHGVVAQGKHL from the coding sequence ATGAGTGCGTTTCTGATAGCCGGATGTACCTCAGACGCAGGGAAATCTATGATCGTGGCAGGTCTGTGTCGAGCACTTTTTCGACGAGGATTTGCAGTAGCACCATTCAAGGCACAAAATATGTCTAATAATTCCGCTGTCACTGTCGACGGCGGAGAGATTGGTAGAGCACAGGCCTTACAAGCCTACGCGTGTGGGCTAGAGCCACAGGCACTATTTAATCCTGTACTGCTTAAACCAGGTAGCGATCGTCGATCGCAACTTATTGTCAATGGGAGTGCAGTAGGACAGGTTGATGCCCGAAACTATGTGGAATATCGACAGCAATTACGGCACGTAGTAGCAGACTCGCTGACTGAATTAGAAAAACACTATGATGTGGTCATCTGTGAAGGTGCTGGTTCGCCTGCAGAGATTAATCTCAGAGACACTGATATTGCTAATTTTGGTCTAGCACAGAGTGCAAATTTGCCAGTTTACCTTGTGGGCGATATTGATCGTGGTGGTGTGCTCGCTCATTTTTATGGCACACATCAGATTGTGTCCGAGAAAGACCGAAACCGTATATGCGGGTTCATTGTCAATAAGTTTCGTGGCGACAGATCAATACTCGAACCTGGACTTGTCGAGTTGGAACGCAGAACTGGAGTGCCAACACTGGCGGTACTTCCTTTTATTGAAGGACTGTGGGTAGATGCCGAGGATTCACTCCAAACACCACGCGGTGCAGTTATTGGACCTGTGACAACAGCCTTGGGTAAAGACAGTATGCGCGTTGCAGCTATTCGGTTGCCACGAATTTCTAATGCTACTGACGTAGAAGCCTTGGCCTGTGAACCAGGCGTAACTGTAGTGTGGTCTACGCATCCAGATGAGATTGCCCAGGCAGATTTGGTTATTCTCCCAGGGTCGAAGGCAACAGTCAGTGATCTTGCGTGGTTACGAGCACAAGGATTAGCGCAGGCATTAGAAAAGCGCGTGGTGGCACGTAAGCCTATTTTGGGTATTTGCGGTGGTTATCAGATGATGTGCACCAAGATCATAGATTCAGTAGAAGCAGTAACTACTGGTCACGATCACGAAGTGGTAGTCGCAGGGTTAGCTATTTTTGATGCTGATATCGAGTTTCAAGAACAAAAAACAGTGATCCGACATCCACATGGAGCATATGAGATTCATCATGGTCAAGTAGTTCGTAATAATACTCAAGCATGGTTAGGCGATGAAGGCTCGCGAGAAGGTACCAACTACGGCACACATCGACACGGCTACCTTGAAGATGATGATGCACGTCGTCAGTTCCTTAGTGAAATTGCCGCACTTGTCGGAAAAGACAACTTTATTGTTTCTCCTGATACGAGTTTTACAGCAGAGCGTGATAAACAATTAGATATGCTTGCCGACGCGCTGGAGCAGCATTGGGATCTTGATCAACTCATTGCGCGGCATGGTGTGGTCGCACAAGGCAAGCACTTGTAG
- the ispG gene encoding flavodoxin-dependent (E)-4-hydroxy-3-methylbut-2-enyl-diphosphate synthase, producing MSTQIGLGLPEAPPPVLAPRRKTRQLMVGNVGVGSDYPVSVQSMTTTKTHDVNATLQQIAQLTATGCDIVRVACPKTVDAEALPIIAKKSPIPVIADIHFQPKYIFAAIDAGCAAVRVNPGNIKEFDGRVKEVAKAAGDAGIPIRIGVNAGSLDKRLLEKYGKATPEALVESAVWEASLFEEHGFGDICISVKHNDPVIMVEAYRQLAAQTDYPLHLGVTEAGPAFQGTIKSSVAFGALLSQGIGDTIRVSLSADPVEEIKVGDQILQSLNLKERGLEIVSCPSCGRAQVDVYTLAEEVTAALDGMNIPLRVAVMGCVVNGPGEARDADLGVASGNGKGQIFVKGQVIKTVPESQIVETLIEEAMRLAEEQGLEITEGAAAKVSITR from the coding sequence GTGTCTACCCAGATTGGTTTAGGTCTACCGGAAGCACCACCACCAGTTTTGGCACCACGTCGTAAAACGCGTCAGCTTATGGTAGGAAATGTTGGCGTTGGGTCTGATTATCCCGTCTCGGTGCAGTCAATGACTACGACCAAAACTCATGATGTCAATGCTACCTTGCAGCAAATTGCCCAATTAACTGCAACAGGGTGCGATATAGTACGCGTTGCGTGTCCTAAAACAGTTGATGCTGAAGCATTACCAATTATTGCTAAAAAATCACCTATCCCAGTAATCGCTGATATTCACTTTCAGCCAAAGTATATTTTTGCAGCTATCGACGCAGGTTGTGCCGCTGTTCGCGTAAATCCAGGAAATATCAAAGAGTTTGATGGTCGAGTAAAAGAAGTTGCTAAGGCGGCAGGGGATGCTGGTATCCCTATTCGCATTGGTGTTAATGCTGGTTCTTTAGATAAGCGTTTATTGGAAAAATATGGCAAAGCAACTCCAGAGGCATTAGTGGAATCTGCGGTATGGGAAGCAAGCCTATTCGAGGAACATGGTTTTGGAGATATTTGTATCTCTGTCAAACATAATGATCCAGTGATTATGGTTGAGGCGTATCGCCAGTTAGCTGCTCAAACTGATTATCCGCTCCACCTAGGAGTGACAGAAGCAGGTCCTGCGTTCCAAGGAACGATTAAATCTTCCGTTGCTTTCGGTGCCTTATTGAGCCAAGGAATCGGAGACACTATCCGGGTTTCTTTATCGGCAGATCCAGTGGAAGAAATTAAAGTCGGTGATCAAATCCTGCAATCGCTTAATCTTAAAGAGCGTGGTCTGGAGATCGTTTCTTGCCCGTCATGTGGTAGAGCGCAGGTAGATGTTTATACTTTGGCTGAAGAAGTAACAGCTGCGCTTGATGGTATGAATATTCCGCTGCGCGTGGCAGTAATGGGATGTGTTGTCAACGGTCCAGGTGAGGCGCGTGACGCAGATCTTGGCGTGGCGTCTGGTAATGGTAAAGGGCAAATTTTTGTCAAAGGTCAAGTGATCAAGACGGTGCCGGAATCGCAAATTGTCGAAACACTTATCGAAGAAGCGATGCGTTTGGCAGAAGAACAAGGGCTGGAAATTACTGAAGGTGCTGCTGCTAAGGTTTCTATTACTCGTTAG
- a CDS encoding RIP metalloprotease codes for MATLLFALLFAVGIAVTVGLHEWGHYMTARMFGMRVRQFFIGFGPKLFSYRRGQTEYGIKAILLGGYCDIAGMTNQDPFTQENPQEAMAYKPWWQRIIVLLGGIIMNIIVAFVIFYAVAVSSGLPNPHAVTAAEVGEVKCVSPQQLDAQTLAPCQGEGPAQKAGVQAGDRIIAIDGKKVEAFTQIREYVQSHAGRTIILDIERDDQRLDIAVPVEKVTRLDQQGNSIEVGAIGVSSAPITKEKYNAISGFAVAIDYTRSTFIASAQGLVSFPAKIPSVVTSIFGGEREKDGPVSVVGISRIGGELAQRSMWDSFFLMLASLNIFLALFNLLPLPPLDGGHIAVVLYEKIRDALRKMRGKKPLGPADYTKITPVIVTISAVLLIVGVIVIAADIVNPIRLFG; via the coding sequence GTGGCAACTTTATTATTTGCGTTACTTTTTGCCGTAGGCATTGCAGTTACCGTTGGTCTGCATGAATGGGGGCATTATATGACAGCGCGTATGTTTGGTATGCGCGTGCGTCAATTCTTTATTGGCTTTGGTCCCAAGCTCTTTTCTTATCGACGCGGGCAGACCGAGTATGGTATCAAAGCGATTTTGCTTGGTGGTTATTGCGATATTGCTGGCATGACGAATCAGGATCCTTTTACCCAGGAAAATCCTCAAGAGGCAATGGCATATAAACCGTGGTGGCAGCGGATTATTGTGTTGCTCGGTGGAATCATCATGAACATCATTGTTGCCTTTGTCATTTTTTATGCAGTAGCAGTGAGTTCAGGGCTGCCTAATCCTCATGCGGTAACTGCAGCTGAAGTTGGTGAAGTCAAATGTGTTTCGCCGCAGCAGCTTGATGCACAGACACTAGCACCATGCCAAGGCGAAGGACCGGCTCAAAAAGCAGGGGTACAAGCTGGGGATCGAATTATCGCGATTGATGGTAAGAAAGTCGAGGCCTTTACACAGATTAGAGAATATGTCCAAAGTCATGCTGGGCGTACAATCATTCTTGATATTGAGCGTGACGATCAGCGCTTAGATATTGCTGTTCCAGTGGAAAAAGTTACTCGACTCGATCAGCAAGGAAATTCCATCGAAGTAGGGGCTATTGGAGTAAGTAGTGCTCCGATCACAAAAGAAAAGTACAACGCTATATCTGGTTTTGCTGTTGCTATAGACTACACTCGTTCAACTTTTATTGCTTCGGCACAGGGATTAGTTTCCTTTCCTGCGAAAATACCATCAGTAGTGACATCTATTTTTGGCGGGGAACGAGAAAAAGACGGCCCAGTCAGCGTAGTGGGTATTTCACGTATTGGCGGAGAACTAGCTCAACGCTCGATGTGGGATAGTTTCTTTCTTATGCTGGCAAGCCTCAACATTTTCCTTGCCCTATTTAATCTCTTACCATTACCGCCTCTCGACGGTGGGCATATTGCAGTCGTGCTGTATGAGAAAATTCGTGATGCCCTGAGGAAAATGCGTGGTAAAAAGCCTCTTGGTCCTGCCGATTATACGAAAATAACCCCAGTTATTGTCACGATTAGTGCCGTGTTGCTTATTGTAGGAGTCATTGTGATTGCTGCTGATATTGTTAACCCGATTCGTTTGTTTGGTTAG
- a CDS encoding penicillin-binding transpeptidase domain-containing protein, translating into MKRILSLVFTVIFFIVSVAGLAGCTPKQASAQPIVEKFLSSISGQNFDQAAQLTDADTHVSQLLRRSWDGLQATSLGTHLDSLDTKGTIAVAHYSMKWALPKERTLEYQTSMTLNRLNGEWIIRWQPTALHPDLSANQHLELRPINATKARVISSDGADVLVPGAEYRVIVDLAQVSDRDYVARKIATAVNSAHERDNSVPTVVPQELSNTLKNASGTYSVMTINEIQGSLIEEELSGIPGISFNREATMVETDPGFAPDIVSRVSSLVDEKLDGKNGWQIAAVTTDGAVVNTIEKQEPEVAPAIEISLDHNVQQAAEEAVNVRADMQTMMVAIRPSTGQILAVAQTDKADKSGDLALTGLFPPGSTFKIITAQAGIQEQNLSPDSIVPCPGSMNIYGRVVNNYNGFSLGNVPLESAFARSCNTTFADISTKLERGQLQDIASEFGIGVDYVVPGLNTVTGSVPAGDTELEKTEAGYGQGLDLVSPFGMALVSATAASGKTPVPTLVSGYNTEQDKHPIAPKPEVLDQVRRMMRSVVTSGTAAGMKAGGEIYGKTGEAEINEGSHAWFTGYREDIAFATLVVLGGGSETAVAVTDKFFQRLDELNSARHPE; encoded by the coding sequence ATGAAACGCATTTTGTCGTTGGTTTTTACTGTCATCTTTTTTATAGTTTCAGTTGCCGGTTTGGCTGGCTGCACTCCCAAACAAGCCTCGGCGCAACCAATTGTGGAAAAGTTTTTATCCAGTATCTCCGGACAAAATTTTGATCAAGCTGCACAATTAACTGATGCTGATACCCACGTGTCACAGTTGCTTCGTCGAAGCTGGGATGGGTTGCAAGCCACGTCGCTGGGCACTCATCTCGATTCCTTAGATACCAAAGGCACTATTGCTGTGGCGCATTATTCAATGAAGTGGGCATTACCTAAGGAACGTACTTTAGAGTATCAGACGTCAATGACTCTTAACCGTCTCAATGGCGAGTGGATTATTCGATGGCAGCCAACAGCGTTGCATCCAGACTTAAGCGCTAATCAGCATTTGGAATTGCGGCCGATTAATGCAACGAAAGCGCGGGTGATTTCTTCAGATGGTGCAGATGTGTTGGTGCCTGGTGCTGAGTACCGTGTGATTGTGGATTTAGCCCAGGTGTCTGATAGGGATTATGTGGCAAGAAAAATTGCTACAGCAGTCAATAGCGCGCATGAACGCGATAACTCAGTGCCCACTGTTGTGCCACAGGAACTTAGTAATACGCTGAAGAATGCTTCGGGAACATACTCCGTTATGACTATTAATGAGATACAAGGAAGTCTTATCGAAGAAGAATTATCGGGAATACCGGGTATTAGCTTTAATCGGGAAGCTACGATGGTGGAAACTGATCCAGGTTTTGCGCCCGATATCGTCTCGCGCGTGAGCAGTCTCGTCGATGAGAAACTTGATGGTAAGAATGGTTGGCAAATTGCAGCTGTTACTACAGATGGGGCGGTCGTTAATACTATTGAGAAGCAAGAACCAGAAGTAGCTCCTGCTATTGAAATTAGTTTGGATCATAATGTGCAGCAGGCGGCTGAAGAAGCAGTAAATGTACGTGCGGATATGCAGACAATGATGGTAGCTATTCGTCCTTCTACCGGGCAAATTCTGGCAGTAGCGCAAACTGATAAAGCGGATAAATCTGGTGATTTAGCTCTTACGGGTCTTTTCCCACCGGGATCTACTTTTAAGATTATTACTGCTCAGGCAGGAATACAGGAACAAAATTTGAGTCCTGATTCCATAGTGCCATGCCCAGGATCAATGAACATTTATGGTCGTGTTGTTAATAATTACAATGGTTTCTCTTTGGGAAATGTGCCATTAGAAAGTGCTTTTGCTCGTTCCTGCAATACCACTTTTGCCGATATTTCTACCAAACTTGAGCGTGGACAATTGCAAGATATCGCTAGTGAGTTTGGTATTGGTGTTGATTATGTGGTTCCTGGGCTCAATACGGTAACTGGCTCTGTGCCCGCAGGCGATACAGAATTAGAAAAGACAGAGGCTGGTTACGGTCAGGGGCTTGATTTGGTTAGTCCTTTTGGGATGGCTTTAGTTTCTGCTACCGCCGCAAGTGGAAAAACACCAGTTCCTACCTTGGTTTCTGGGTATAACACTGAACAAGATAAGCATCCAATTGCGCCGAAACCAGAAGTACTTGATCAGGTTCGTCGTATGATGCGTAGCGTTGTCACTTCTGGTACGGCTGCTGGTATGAAAGCAGGAGGAGAGATTTATGGCAAGACAGGTGAGGCAGAAATTAACGAAGGATCGCATGCGTGGTTTACTGGTTATCGGGAGGATATTGCATTCGCTACATTGGTAGTGCTAGGTGGTGGTTCAGAAACAGCTGTTGCCGTGACGGATAAGTTCTTCCAACGCCTAGATGAACTCAACAGTGCTCGTCACCCAGAATGA
- a CDS encoding DUF2631 domain-containing protein yields MYFECVYTHEEEKNVASSHEIAPEVHNGVSTLDEPSAAWGWHDIGQHATQIAGWISVLFLLGYNFGNHKGHVETIFLFVFAIVIALGLILQLFKPKLTQVRTLTAHNKPVGYKEKDWDYLQATCTGPYAELTDSQLRALNIEPSRVAHLRALPQES; encoded by the coding sequence ATGTATTTTGAGTGCGTATATACACATGAAGAGGAGAAGAACGTGGCTAGTTCCCACGAAATTGCACCTGAGGTTCACAATGGTGTTTCCACTCTCGACGAGCCGTCGGCAGCCTGGGGATGGCATGATATTGGTCAGCATGCGACCCAAATAGCAGGTTGGATTTCTGTTCTATTCCTTCTTGGCTATAACTTTGGTAATCACAAAGGGCACGTAGAGACTATCTTCCTCTTTGTTTTTGCTATTGTTATTGCGCTTGGTTTAATTCTCCAACTTTTTAAGCCAAAACTTACCCAGGTGCGTACGCTTACAGCACACAATAAGCCAGTCGGATACAAGGAAAAAGATTGGGACTATCTACAGGCTACCTGTACTGGTCCTTATGCAGAGCTAACCGATTCCCAGCTGCGTGCACTCAACATCGAGCCTTCTCGTGTTGCTCACCTACGCGCCCTACCTCAGGAATCATAA